One window of the Parasphingopyxis algicola genome contains the following:
- a CDS encoding AMP-binding protein, which produces MQVSEAPFRHVDFPPVDLDIDRRDDGTIVMTPVQPLEIGIPNVPTGLTRQAAATPDKPHLRERDPDSGDWRTATFGDVKRAADGLTQWLIDHDLTDGGAMLIVSGNSIAHAVIRYGSIGAGVPVTPVSEAYALLGAKGDYQRLRHVVATVKPTVAFGETAAHVAALRAVLAENVPVISRESDPDGADYAAVIGTEPTDAVAASIDGLTADTVAAYMLTSGSTGRSKAVIQTHGMIVANLFQGWQALGKAAGWDDVLLEWLPWSHVSGAFSSMAAAIFGGTFHIDEGKPVPGLFDATIRNLRDVELTYFTNVPAGYAMLVDALEQDRELAETFFRKLRLVLYGGAGLPQPVYDRLQQLAVDTVGRKIMLTTGYGATETTSGAMSIYFESDKVGIGLPMPGLSVKMVPIGDRYELRMKGPMVTPGYLGEDELNANIRDEEGFYKIGDTARFHDPDAPEKGLAFAGRLAEEFKLATGTWVSAGNLRMDLLKHLAPLVGDLLVCGENRDYVGVLAWPNEAGLRSMAADSKAPLGELLSDDGARAAVREKLAAYNEAASGSSNRVVRFAFLSDQPNAEAHEISDKGTVNQALAKHNRPDAIEALYAAEPGVAIIDMTGD; this is translated from the coding sequence ATGCAGGTGTCTGAAGCGCCGTTCAGGCACGTCGATTTCCCGCCCGTCGACCTCGATATCGATCGCCGCGACGATGGTACGATCGTCATGACGCCGGTGCAGCCGCTCGAGATCGGCATACCCAATGTACCGACCGGTCTGACGCGCCAGGCGGCGGCCACGCCCGACAAACCGCATCTGCGCGAACGCGACCCCGACAGCGGCGATTGGCGGACGGCGACCTTCGGCGATGTGAAGCGTGCGGCCGACGGTCTGACCCAATGGCTGATCGACCATGATCTCACCGATGGCGGCGCCATGCTGATCGTGTCGGGCAATTCGATCGCCCATGCCGTCATCCGCTACGGGTCGATAGGCGCGGGGGTCCCGGTGACGCCGGTCAGCGAGGCCTATGCGCTGCTCGGCGCGAAGGGGGATTATCAGCGGCTGCGCCATGTCGTCGCCACCGTAAAGCCGACCGTCGCCTTTGGCGAAACCGCTGCGCATGTCGCGGCGTTGCGCGCCGTGCTGGCCGAGAATGTGCCGGTCATCAGCCGCGAGTCCGACCCCGACGGCGCCGATTATGCGGCCGTCATCGGGACCGAACCGACCGATGCCGTCGCCGCGTCGATCGACGGACTGACCGCCGATACGGTCGCCGCCTATATGCTGACCTCGGGATCGACGGGCCGGTCGAAAGCGGTGATCCAAACCCACGGCATGATCGTCGCCAACCTCTTCCAAGGCTGGCAGGCGCTCGGCAAGGCGGCGGGTTGGGACGATGTGCTGCTCGAATGGCTGCCCTGGAGCCATGTGTCGGGCGCCTTCTCCTCGATGGCCGCCGCGATCTTCGGCGGCACCTTCCATATCGACGAGGGCAAGCCCGTGCCCGGCCTGTTCGACGCGACGATCCGCAACCTCCGCGATGTCGAGCTCACCTATTTCACCAACGTCCCGGCCGGCTATGCGATGCTCGTCGATGCGCTCGAGCAGGATCGCGAATTGGCGGAAACGTTTTTCCGGAAGCTGCGCCTCGTCCTTTACGGCGGTGCAGGGCTTCCCCAGCCCGTCTATGACCGGCTCCAGCAGCTTGCCGTCGATACGGTCGGCCGCAAGATCATGCTGACCACCGGCTATGGCGCGACCGAGACGACCTCGGGCGCGATGTCGATCTATTTCGAAAGCGACAAGGTCGGGATCGGCCTTCCGATGCCCGGGCTGTCGGTGAAGATGGTACCGATCGGCGATCGCTACGAGCTGCGGATGAAGGGGCCGATGGTCACGCCCGGCTATCTGGGCGAGGACGAATTGAACGCGAACATCCGCGACGAAGAGGGTTTCTACAAGATCGGCGATACCGCGCGCTTTCACGATCCCGACGCGCCCGAAAAGGGCCTCGCCTTTGCCGGGCGGCTCGCCGAGGAATTCAAACTGGCGACCGGGACCTGGGTGTCGGCGGGCAATCTGCGAATGGACCTACTCAAGCATCTTGCGCCGCTGGTCGGCGATCTGCTCGTCTGCGGCGAGAACCGCGACTATGTCGGTGTCCTCGCTTGGCCGAACGAAGCCGGGCTGCGATCCATGGCCGCCGATTCGAAGGCGCCGCTCGGGGAATTGCTTTCCGACGATGGCGCGCGCGCGGCGGTGCGCGAAAAGCTCGCGGCGTATAACGAAGCCGCCTCGGGATCGAGCAACCGGGTCGTGCGCTTCGCCTTCCTGTCCGACCAGCCGAACGCCGAAGCGCACGAGATTTCGGACAAGGGCACGGTCAACCAGGCGCTGGCCAAGCACAACCGGCCCGACGCGATCGAGGCGCTCTACGCGGCCGAACCCGGCGTCGCGATCATCGACATGACCGGGGATTAG
- a CDS encoding DUF1295 domain-containing protein, giving the protein MDAILSLFAANAAVIFGLMLLLWLLSIALKDVSFIDSFWGFSFVVIAAVTYLLTEGGSAERRLLILGLTAVWGLRLALYLFFRWRREGADKRYVAMLSRTDSPHWFSLRNVFLLQGVLLLIVSLPIQLGSIPAEPVSVGVIGWIGAALAIIGILFETVGDWQLARFKARGTGGVMDKGLWRYTRHPNYFGDTCVWWGLYLIAAETTLGLASIIGPVLMTYLLVKWSGAALLERRLKRSKPEYEDYIRRTSSFFPLPPAKN; this is encoded by the coding sequence ATGGACGCCATATTATCGCTCTTCGCGGCCAACGCCGCCGTCATATTCGGCCTGATGCTGCTGCTCTGGCTGCTCAGCATCGCGCTCAAGGATGTGAGTTTCATCGATTCCTTCTGGGGCTTCAGCTTCGTCGTGATCGCGGCCGTTACCTATCTGCTCACCGAGGGTGGCTCGGCGGAACGCCGGCTGCTGATCCTGGGTCTGACCGCGGTCTGGGGCCTGCGGCTCGCGCTCTATCTCTTCTTCCGCTGGCGGCGGGAGGGGGCGGACAAACGCTATGTCGCGATGCTGTCGCGCACGGATTCGCCGCACTGGTTCAGCCTGCGCAACGTCTTCCTGCTCCAGGGCGTGCTGCTGCTGATCGTGTCGCTGCCGATCCAGCTCGGCTCGATCCCGGCCGAACCGGTTTCGGTGGGCGTGATCGGGTGGATCGGCGCCGCGCTGGCGATTATCGGCATCCTGTTCGAGACGGTCGGAGACTGGCAGCTCGCGCGCTTCAAGGCGCGGGGGACGGGCGGCGTGATGGACAAGGGGCTATGGCGCTATACCCGCCATCCCAACTATTTCGGCGATACCTGCGTCTGGTGGGGGCTCTATCTGATTGCCGCCGAAACCACGCTCGGCCTGGCGAGCATTATCGGCCCGGTGCTGATGACCTATCTGCTCGTCAAATGGAGCGGCGCGGCGCTGCTCGAACGCCGACTCAAACGGTCGAAACCCGAATATGAGGACTATATCCGCCGCACCAGCAGCTTCTTCCCGCTGCCGCCCGCAAAGAACTGA
- a CDS encoding protein-L-isoaspartate O-methyltransferase family protein: MSHDFEAMRLAMVESQLRTTAVDDPRVVRVMSTMPRERFVPEEKASLAYAEMLLPLGEGRRMNLPMATGRLLTELALTPEDHVLVVGSAGGYTAALCAELAKSVVALEEDEALATHGAKALADYANVESARGSLAEGWSKGAPYDAIVVDGSVESLSRPLIDQLADGGRLAAGIVEDGVTRLVYGRKQGDAFGTTAFVDAQSASLPGFERPAEFVF; the protein is encoded by the coding sequence ATGAGTCACGATTTCGAAGCGATGCGTCTGGCGATGGTGGAAAGCCAGTTGCGGACGACTGCGGTCGACGATCCGCGCGTCGTGCGCGTGATGTCGACGATGCCGCGTGAACGGTTCGTGCCGGAAGAGAAGGCGTCGCTCGCCTATGCCGAGATGCTGCTGCCGCTCGGCGAGGGCCGGCGGATGAACCTGCCGATGGCCACCGGACGGCTGCTGACCGAGCTGGCGCTGACTCCCGAAGATCATGTGCTCGTCGTCGGATCGGCGGGTGGATATACGGCGGCGCTGTGCGCCGAACTCGCGAAATCGGTGGTCGCGCTCGAAGAGGATGAAGCGCTGGCGACGCATGGCGCGAAGGCGCTGGCTGATTATGCCAATGTCGAAAGCGCACGCGGATCGCTGGCCGAAGGCTGGTCCAAAGGCGCGCCCTATGACGCGATCGTCGTCGACGGCTCGGTCGAATCGCTCTCCCGGCCGCTGATCGACCAGCTCGCCGATGGCGGGCGGCTCGCGGCGGGGATAGTCGAGGACGGGGTCACGCGGCTCGTCTACGGACGCAAGCAGGGCGACGCCTTCGGGACCACGGCCTTTGTCGACGCCCAGTCGGCCTCGCTTCCCGGTTTCGAACGCCCGGCAGAATTCGTATTTTAG
- a CDS encoding TolC family outer membrane protein, with amino-acid sequence MAPRANTLLIGVAAAALMLATPAPAETLRDALLEAYQTNPTLNAARAGQRANDENVPLTLADGRPSVSVTGFYNENVRTSANSFTAPARNTGAQADVTLPIFQGGTVRNRIRAARERVEAGQADLRSTEANLFTNVVAAYLDVISNRNIVDLNANQVRVLDTNLQATSDRFEIGDLTRTDVAQAEARLSTARANLDTAQAELAAAEENYLQLVGEWPQELEPPPPLPDLPDSPDAAEDIAIVHNPDLIAAQLNAEAARRDIAAARGSRLPTLEAFARGNYNNFLDTLGSPALTDEENARFFQEETTATVGLRATLPIYQGGRPAAQVRRTQALRTQAMETVIATERAVVADVRAAFSRYRASLQVIDATQTAVEANELALEGVRAENSVGLRTILDILNAEQELLNSQVDLVTARRNAYVAGFNLLAAMGQAEAQDLGLDGGVLYDPNVNYERVDDQWFDWNDDPRPVTQSTRTVDNPQRVVTNPEN; translated from the coding sequence ATGGCGCCCAGAGCGAACACCCTTCTGATCGGCGTGGCGGCGGCTGCCCTCATGCTGGCGACGCCCGCCCCGGCCGAAACGCTGCGCGATGCGCTGCTGGAAGCCTATCAGACCAACCCGACGCTGAATGCGGCGCGGGCGGGACAGCGGGCCAATGACGAGAATGTTCCGCTGACGCTCGCCGACGGCCGGCCCTCGGTTTCCGTCACTGGCTTCTACAACGAGAATGTCCGCACGTCGGCGAACAGCTTCACTGCGCCTGCCCGCAACACCGGCGCGCAGGCGGATGTGACTTTGCCGATCTTCCAGGGCGGCACCGTGCGCAACCGGATCCGCGCGGCTCGCGAACGGGTCGAGGCGGGGCAGGCCGATCTGCGCTCGACGGAGGCCAATCTCTTTACCAACGTCGTTGCCGCCTATCTCGATGTGATCAGCAACCGGAATATCGTCGATCTCAATGCCAATCAGGTTCGCGTGCTCGATACGAACCTGCAGGCGACCAGCGATCGCTTCGAGATCGGCGATCTCACTCGCACAGACGTCGCCCAGGCTGAGGCGCGCCTCTCCACGGCGCGCGCCAATCTGGACACCGCCCAGGCCGAGCTCGCCGCGGCGGAGGAGAATTATCTGCAGCTTGTCGGCGAATGGCCGCAGGAGCTCGAGCCGCCGCCGCCTCTGCCGGACCTTCCGGATTCGCCGGATGCGGCGGAAGATATCGCGATCGTCCATAATCCGGACTTGATCGCAGCCCAGCTCAACGCCGAGGCGGCGCGGCGCGATATCGCTGCTGCCCGTGGCAGCCGCCTGCCGACGTTGGAGGCCTTCGCGCGGGGCAACTACAACAATTTCCTTGATACCTTGGGCAGCCCGGCGCTTACGGATGAAGAAAATGCGCGATTCTTTCAGGAGGAGACGACTGCGACTGTCGGCCTCCGCGCGACCTTGCCCATCTATCAGGGCGGCCGGCCGGCAGCCCAGGTCCGTCGGACCCAGGCGTTGCGGACGCAGGCGATGGAAACGGTGATTGCCACCGAACGCGCGGTTGTCGCCGATGTTCGCGCCGCTTTCTCGCGCTATCGGGCGAGCTTGCAGGTGATCGACGCCACGCAAACGGCGGTCGAGGCCAATGAATTGGCGCTCGAGGGTGTCCGCGCGGAAAATTCGGTCGGTTTGAGGACGATATTGGACATTCTTAATGCCGAGCAGGAACTGCTGAACAGCCAGGTCGACCTCGTGACCGCCCGGCGCAACGCCTATGTCGCGGGCTTCAACCTGCTGGCGGCGATGGGGCAGGCCGAGGCGCAGGATCTGGGGCTGGACGGCGGTGTGCTGTACGATCCGAACGTGAACTATGAGCGCGTCGACGATCAATGGTTCGACTGGAACGACGATCCGCGCCCTGTGACTCAATCGACACGCACGGTCGATAATCCCCAACGCGTGGTGACAAATCCCGAAAATTGA
- a CDS encoding DUF2497 domain-containing protein, translated as MGDVNHEPTMEEILASIKKIIAEDGETGVSEPDARSRRERPKPAEPAASDDVLELTDQVEPQAASAESAGAGDPADPIMSDDTVAASQAALAALSAITNPANRDGDTDAAHPLEGLVREMLRPMLQEWLDDNLPAMAEEMVAREIARIAAQRG; from the coding sequence ATGGGCGACGTTAACCATGAACCGACGATGGAGGAAATTCTCGCCTCCATCAAAAAGATCATCGCGGAGGACGGCGAAACCGGCGTTTCCGAACCCGATGCACGCTCGCGGCGCGAGCGTCCCAAGCCGGCCGAACCGGCCGCGTCCGACGATGTGCTCGAACTGACCGACCAGGTCGAACCGCAAGCGGCATCGGCGGAAAGCGCCGGAGCCGGCGATCCGGCGGATCCGATCATGTCCGACGATACGGTCGCGGCCAGCCAGGCCGCGCTCGCGGCGCTATCGGCGATCACCAATCCGGCGAACCGCGACGGCGATACCGATGCGGCGCACCCGCTCGAGGGTCTGGTGCGCGAGATGCTTCGCCCGATGCTCCAGGAATGGCTCGACGACAATCTGCCGGCGATGGCGGAAGAGATGGTCGCGCGGGAAATCGCCAGGATTGCCGCCCAGCGGGGGTAA
- a CDS encoding alpha/beta hydrolase family protein → MNKIVRYGLIGAMAAWSAATTARPLTPEDLVQFNRLGGSSLTADGSLLVYAQSETDLEENARQGDLWLLDLGEPGSAPERWRPSADADESAPVFAADGQSIFYLSDAGGSSQVWRAPLSEGDAVQVTDVKADVAGFRVAPAGDRIAIWFDEAPECAETSCPDAEAADDAGSGRSYDEIFVRHWGSWNDGTQSRLVTFPMADGVISGDGAVVSRPFNGNVPSRPFGGGEEIAWHPSGASLFFALRESGPGEPLSTDLDIYRVAADGSGAPELLTGGNDALDSLPTPSPDGRYLAYVAMERPGYESDRKVLHLRDLITGETRALTRNWDRSVAGIAWSSDLQSLYLVAQDGLDTPVFRYALAAGAIERVSGAGSIGSVAPQPDGSLLVAMTSALAPSDLFRIEADGTVRQLTNVNGARLSEIDMPTRESFAFEGADGETVQGQIFRPAGLADDARAPVALFVHGGPQGSFSNSWSYRWNPAAMAARGYAVVTIDFHGSTGYGQAFTDSINNDWGGKPLHDLQLGLDAVLEAHPWMDGERVCALGASYGGYMMNWIAGNWPDRFDCLVNHAGLFDLRPFYYATEELWFPEWDFGGPYYEREDAYERWNPVNHVENWRTPMLVIHGERDFRIPYSQSLAAFTALQRQGIASRLLIFPDENHWVNSPRNSLQWHRAVYEWVARWTGPDATSVE, encoded by the coding sequence ATGAACAAAATCGTCCGATACGGCCTGATCGGGGCCATGGCCGCATGGTCAGCCGCCACAACCGCGCGGCCGCTGACGCCCGAAGATCTCGTCCAGTTCAACCGCCTCGGGGGCAGTAGCCTCACGGCCGATGGCAGCCTGCTGGTCTACGCGCAGAGCGAAACCGATCTGGAGGAGAATGCGCGGCAGGGCGATCTGTGGCTGCTCGACCTCGGCGAACCGGGTTCTGCTCCCGAGCGGTGGCGTCCGTCGGCCGATGCCGACGAAAGCGCGCCGGTCTTTGCCGCCGACGGCCAGTCGATCTTCTATCTGTCGGACGCCGGCGGATCGAGCCAGGTCTGGCGGGCTCCGCTCAGCGAGGGCGATGCGGTCCAGGTCACGGACGTCAAGGCCGATGTCGCCGGTTTCCGCGTCGCGCCGGCCGGCGACCGGATCGCGATCTGGTTCGACGAGGCGCCGGAATGCGCCGAAACGAGCTGCCCCGACGCGGAAGCGGCGGACGATGCGGGCAGCGGCCGGTCCTATGACGAGATTTTCGTCCGCCACTGGGGCAGCTGGAACGATGGCACCCAATCGCGGCTCGTGACTTTCCCGATGGCCGACGGTGTGATCTCGGGGGACGGCGCGGTCGTGTCGCGGCCGTTCAATGGCAATGTGCCGAGCCGGCCCTTTGGCGGCGGCGAGGAAATCGCCTGGCATCCTTCGGGCGCTTCACTCTTCTTCGCCCTGCGCGAGAGCGGACCGGGCGAACCGCTCTCCACCGATCTCGATATCTACCGGGTCGCGGCCGACGGTTCGGGCGCGCCGGAACTGCTGACCGGTGGCAATGACGCGCTCGATTCCCTGCCGACCCCGTCGCCCGACGGCCGTTATCTCGCCTATGTCGCGATGGAGCGGCCAGGCTATGAAAGCGACCGGAAGGTACTGCATCTGCGCGACCTGATTACCGGCGAGACGCGCGCGCTGACCCGGAACTGGGACCGGAGCGTCGCCGGGATCGCCTGGTCGTCCGATTTGCAGTCGCTCTACCTCGTCGCGCAGGACGGGCTCGATACGCCGGTGTTTCGCTACGCGCTTGCCGCGGGCGCGATCGAACGCGTCTCGGGCGCCGGCAGCATCGGATCGGTTGCGCCGCAGCCCGACGGTTCGCTGCTCGTCGCCATGACGAGCGCGCTCGCACCGTCCGATCTCTTCCGGATCGAAGCCGACGGGACGGTGCGTCAACTCACCAATGTCAACGGCGCGCGCCTGTCCGAGATCGACATGCCGACGCGCGAGAGCTTTGCGTTCGAGGGCGCCGACGGCGAGACCGTCCAGGGCCAGATATTCCGGCCGGCGGGCCTGGCGGACGATGCACGGGCGCCGGTTGCGCTGTTCGTCCATGGCGGACCGCAGGGTTCGTTCAGCAACAGCTGGTCCTATCGCTGGAATCCCGCCGCGATGGCGGCCCGGGGCTATGCGGTCGTCACGATCGATTTCCACGGCAGCACGGGCTACGGCCAGGCCTTTACCGACAGCATCAACAATGACTGGGGCGGCAAGCCGCTGCACGATCTCCAGCTCGGTCTCGACGCGGTGCTCGAGGCCCATCCGTGGATGGATGGCGAGCGCGTCTGCGCGCTGGGCGCGTCCTATGGCGGCTATATGATGAACTGGATCGCGGGCAACTGGCCGGACCGGTTCGACTGCCTCGTCAACCATGCCGGATTGTTCGACCTGCGGCCCTTCTACTATGCGACCGAGGAGCTGTGGTTTCCCGAATGGGATTTCGGCGGGCCCTATTATGAGCGGGAAGACGCCTATGAGCGCTGGAACCCGGTCAACCATGTCGAAAACTGGCGGACGCCGATGCTCGTGATCCATGGCGAGCGGGATTTTCGCATCCCCTACAGCCAGAGTCTGGCAGCGTTCACCGCTCTGCAGCGTCAGGGCATTGCCTCCCGGTTGCTGATATTCCCGGATGAGAATCACTGGGTGAATTCGCCCCGCAACAGCCTGCAATGGCACCGCGCGGTTTATGAATGGGTAGCGCGATGGACCGGTCCTGACGCGACATCGGTCGAATAA
- a CDS encoding response regulator: MTNDGNQQGGETILFVEDQEDVAEVAQAMLEELGYTVVYASNAQNALDLLEERDDIDLLLTDIVMPGSLNGADLAKRVQEEMGLKAVLVTGYADKAIPSDQFDRFDVILKPFRMEELGARIRAALESR; the protein is encoded by the coding sequence GTGACGAACGACGGAAACCAACAAGGCGGCGAAACCATCCTGTTCGTGGAAGATCAGGAGGATGTCGCCGAAGTAGCCCAGGCCATGCTCGAAGAGCTGGGCTATACCGTCGTTTACGCCAGTAACGCCCAGAACGCGCTCGATCTTCTCGAGGAGCGCGACGATATCGACCTGCTGCTCACCGATATCGTAATGCCGGGGTCTCTCAACGGAGCAGACCTTGCAAAGCGTGTGCAGGAGGAGATGGGTCTCAAGGCCGTGCTCGTCACCGGATATGCCGACAAGGCGATCCCCAGCGACCAGTTCGACCGGTTCGACGTGATCCTCAAACCTTTTCGCATGGAAGAGCTGGGCGCACGGATCCGCGCGGCGCTCGAATCCCGGTAA
- a CDS encoding response regulator translates to MAFTKLLQKLAGPERPNRTGRPTTVLLVDDQPDVAEVTREMMEECGYSVIAKSDVTAALDVLATNPNIDIVIADVVMPGELGGADIAEFAKEMAGLKTILISGFPHHRITIDSLGKYDVVLKPFLIEELDERIHEALRDD, encoded by the coding sequence ATGGCATTTACAAAACTCCTCCAGAAACTGGCCGGTCCGGAGCGGCCCAACCGCACCGGACGGCCGACAACCGTTCTGCTCGTCGACGACCAGCCGGACGTCGCCGAAGTGACGCGCGAGATGATGGAAGAGTGCGGCTATTCGGTCATCGCCAAGTCGGACGTCACGGCCGCGCTCGATGTGCTGGCCACCAATCCGAATATCGACATCGTGATTGCCGACGTCGTGATGCCGGGCGAGCTGGGCGGCGCGGATATCGCGGAATTCGCGAAAGAGATGGCCGGCCTGAAAACCATTCTGATCAGCGGCTTTCCCCATCACCGGATCACGATCGACAGCCTCGGCAAATATGATGTCGTGCTGAAGCCGTTCCTGATCGAGGAACTGGACGAGCGTATTCACGAGGCGCTGCGCGACGACTGA